The Streptomyces sp. NBC_00454 DNA segment GGACGGGCTCGCCTCGGTGGCGGCCCCCATCCACGACCGGCGCAGGATGCCGGTCGGCGCAGTGGCCGTCGCGGGAGCCGTGGAGCGGATGTGCGGGGACTCGGGGGACCCCCGGGCTTCCCTCGTGGCGTCCGTACGGGACTGCGCGCGGGCGGTTTCCCGCGACCTGGGGGCGGGCCGGTTCTGATCCGGCCGACGCCCATCGCCCTGCCCTGACCGTCCAGAGGCCGCTTAAATGTGGCATCTGGGCGGTTTTTGGCGTTTTATGATCACTCAATGGCCTGATTTGGTCGATCACACCGAGTGGTAACAATCCGGCCCCTTGGCCCGGTGAGCCCTTGACGCCCGCTTCGCCTGGCGGAAAACTGCCGTTCATCGGTCGGCATTGCCGAACACCTACCGGCAATACGCGTTAGGGTGTGGCAAGGCCAAGGACCGGTGCAGCACTCACCGAGTGCGTGGGCCACCGGAGGGACCCGGTGGTCGACCACCCCTGAACGACAAAGGAGTCGCGGGTGTCCAGCTCCGACATCTTCATCGGCGAGACCATCGGTACCGCCCTGCTCACCCTGCTCGGCGGCGGCGTCTGCGCCGCACTGACGCTCAAGAGCTCCAAGGCCCGCGGCGCCGGCTGGCTCGCGATCACCTTCGGCTGGGGTTTCGCCGTACTGATCGCCGCCTACGTGTCCGCACCGCTCTCCGGTGCGCACCTCAACCCGGCCGTCACGGTCGGCCTCGCGATCAAGAGCGGCGACTGGAGCGACGTACCGGTCTACTTCGCCGGCCAGCTGCTCGGCGCCATGATCGGCTCGGTCCTGATGTGGCTCGCCTACTACGGACAGTTCCGGGCGCACCTGGCCGACCCGGAGCACATCCGCGACGCCAAGCTCGGCCCCGAGGACCCGCACCCGCACGACGTGGCCGGCCCGGTGCTCGGCATCTTCTCCACGGGCCCCGAGATCCGCAACGTCGTCCAGAACCTGACCACCGAGATCATCGGCACCGCCGTCCTGGTCCTGGCCATCCTGACCCAGGGCCTCCAGGACGACGGCAAGGGCCTCGGCGTCATCGGCGTCCTGATCACCTCGTTCGTCGTCGTCGGCATCGGCCTCTCGCTGGGCGGCCCCACCGGCTACGCCATCAACCCGGTCCGCGACCTCGGCCCGCGCATCGTCCACTCCCTGCTGCCGCTGCCCAACAAG contains these protein-coding regions:
- a CDS encoding MIP/aquaporin family protein, coding for MSSSDIFIGETIGTALLTLLGGGVCAALTLKSSKARGAGWLAITFGWGFAVLIAAYVSAPLSGAHLNPAVTVGLAIKSGDWSDVPVYFAGQLLGAMIGSVLMWLAYYGQFRAHLADPEHIRDAKLGPEDPHPHDVAGPVLGIFSTGPEIRNVVQNLTTEIIGTAVLVLAILTQGLQDDGKGLGVIGVLITSFVVVGIGLSLGGPTGYAINPVRDLGPRIVHSLLPLPNKGGSDWSYSWIPVLGPLAGAALAGGLYNLAFA